A region of the Thermodesulfobacteriota bacterium genome:
CCTGCGCGTGCACAGCACCGCCGAAGTGGTGGAGCGGATCCGGTCCGGGGAAGGGGATCTGGGGGTGGTGGGGAACCAAGACGACGAGTCCGGCCTTTCCTATGCGCCCCTGTGGGGCGATCGGGTGCTCCTGTATGCGGCGCCCGGCTTCGGCGTGGAGGCACCCCTGAGCCTGGCCGGGCTGCGCCGGGTGCCCCTGGTGCTCCGGGAAGAGGGCTCCGGCACGCGGCGCACCGTGGAGCAAGCACTGGCGGCCGCAGGCGTACCGGCGGCCGCGCTGGCGGTGGTGGGGGAGTTCGGGTCCACGACCGCGGTGAAGGAAGCCGTCAAGGCGGGCATCGGCGCGGGGTTCCTCTCGGAGGCCGCCGTGGTGTGGGAGACCCGGGCCGGGGTGCTGGTCCCTGTCCCCGTCGAGGGTCTTCCCCCGGTGCAGCGCCGCTTCCACGCCGTGTGGGACGGCCAGCGCCACATGCCCCCGGCATCCCAGGCCTTCCTGGACCTCCTGATTTCCTCGTCCAAGGCCTGATGCCTGAAGAGGCTGGGCCTCGGACCGCCGAGGTCTCGGCGGGCCCGGGGGTTCTCTTCCGGATCGTGTGTGTGGATCGGCTGGTCAAGGATCCCTACCCCCGGGCTCCGGCACCTTGGCCTCCGCGTCGCCGGTCTCGTCGGTCTCGCTGGGCTCTTCGGGCGCCCTCCCGGCGAGCCGCGCCACCACGATGCTCAGCTCGTAGAGCCCGTAGAGGGGAATGGCCATGAGGATCATGGTGAAGGGGTCGGGGGGGGTGAGGATCGACGAGACGATGGCAATGATGATCAGGGCGTAGCCCCGGCTGCGCGCCAGTGGCCGGTGGGTGAGCACCCCCATCCGCGCCAGAAAGAACACCACCACCGGCAGCTCGAAGACCACCCCGAAGGCCAGCATGAGCTTGGTGGCGAAGTCGAGGTAGGCCTCCATGGAGATGGTGGCCTGGATGCCGCCGGTGGCGTACCCCAGGAGGAACTGGAAGCCGAAGGGAAAGACCACCCCGTAGGCAAACGAGGTGCCCAGGAGAAAGAACAGCGTGGCCGCCCCCACGAAGGGCCATACGAGCCGCTTCTCTTGGGGATAGAGGCCGGGGGCCACGAACTTCCAAGCCTGGTAGAAGATCACGGGGCTCGACACGATGATCGCCGCGAGGATGCCGACCTTGAGGTGGGCGACGAAGCCCTCCTGAACCCGGATCATG
Encoded here:
- a CDS encoding selenium metabolism-associated LysR family transcriptional regulator; the protein is MNLRHLEAFVRVADQGGFTRAAEALYLTQPTVSGQIKELEQELGVALFDRLARAVEPTEAGRLLLPEARRILEARDRLLERAAAYRGLLWGRLRVDASTIPGEYLLPSLLAGFKKTHPEVQVGLRVHSTAEVVERIRSGEGDLGVVGNQDDESGLSYAPLWGDRVLLYAAPGFGVEAPLSLAGLRRVPLVLREEGSGTRRTVEQALAAAGVPAAALAVVGEFGSTTAVKEAVKAGIGAGFLSEAAVVWETRAGVLVPVPVEGLPPVQRRFHAVWDGQRHMPPASQAFLDLLISSSKA
- the tatC gene encoding twin-arginine translocase subunit TatC; amino-acid sequence: MGESDLRGDAGGDDPDLEKLPFTAHLEELRSRLIKCFLAVIAGFAACYGVSDRLFDAFVAPLVRSLPEGSHLAMIRVQEGFVAHLKVGILAAIIVSSPVIFYQAWKFVAPGLYPQEKRLVWPFVGAATLFFLLGTSFAYGVVFPFGFQFLLGYATGGIQATISMEAYLDFATKLMLAFGVVFELPVVVFFLARMGVLTHRPLARSRGYALIIIAIVSSILTPPDPFTMILMAIPLYGLYELSIVVARLAGRAPEEPSETDETGDAEAKVPEPGGRDP